A stretch of Mustela nigripes isolate SB6536 chromosome 6, MUSNIG.SB6536, whole genome shotgun sequence DNA encodes these proteins:
- the RPP38 gene encoding ribonuclease P protein subunit p38 → MAAAPQAPGRGSVRKTRPLTVKTSLNNPYTVCWSALDREDMHFILQTLEDRFKSLGLQKIEDKKKKKKQFLKKQSPDKCSTEVGMSEELKEKHPEDNEQGSGWTPVSVRKQLAIGVNEVTRALERNGLLLVLVCKSAKPALITSHLIQLSLSRSVPACQVPRLSETLAPVIGLKCVLALGFRKDTTAFIDEVKAIIPRVPSLHVPWLQGRPEESMENLDTASLESQDKEILETSFEDLSKHKRKPVEGQQAIVLQPLKIKKVIPNPNKIRKPPKGKKTSK, encoded by the coding sequence ATGGCTGCAGCTCCTCAAGCTCCAGGAAGGGGCTCTGTTCGGAAGACAAGACCTTTAACAGTAAAGACATCGTTGAATAACCCATACACTGTCTGCTGGAGCGCGCTAGACAGAGAAGACATGCACTTCATACTACAGACCCTTGAAGACAGATTTAAATCTCTTGGGCTTCAGAAGATAGaggataagaagaaaaagaaaaagcagtttttaaaaaaacaaagcccagacAAATGTAGCACAGAGGTTGGTATGAGTGAGGAGCTGAAGGAGAAACACCCAGAAGATAACGAGCAGGGGTCAGGCTGGACTCCTGTCTCTGTCAGGAAGCAGCTGGCCATTGGCGTTAATGAAGTTACCAGAGCTCTGGAAAGAAACGGGCTGCTGCTGGTACTCGTGTGTAAGTCAGCCAAGCCTGCGCTCATCACCTCACACCTGATTCAGTTAAGTCTGAGCAGATCTGTTCCTGCTTGTCAGGTTCCCCGTCTCAGCGAGACACTCGCACCGGTCATTGGCTTAAAATGTGTCCTGGCCCTGGGGTTCAGAAAGGACACCACTGCCTTTATTGATGAAGTCAAAGCCATAATTCCCCGAGTACCCAGTCTACACGTACCATGGCTCCAAGGCAGACCGGAAGAGTCCATGGAAAATTTAGACACTGCATCTTTGGAAAGCCAAGACAAAGAAATTTTGGAGACTTCCTTTGAAGACCTCTCTAAACATAAAAGGAAGCCTGTTGAAGGTCAGCAGGCTATAGTGTTACAACCccttaaaataaagaaagtgatTCCAAACCCCAATAAGATAAGGAAACCACCCAAAGGTaaaaaaacttcaaagtaa